In Spea bombifrons isolate aSpeBom1 chromosome 5, aSpeBom1.2.pri, whole genome shotgun sequence, the sequence GTAAGGCAGTACAGTTTATCAAACAGTTAAATCCTGgtcttaaaaacacaaaaattgaattaaaattcAAAGAGCTAcagaaatcaaaaaataaaattagtacGGATGTTACAAAAGATGAGTTCATTGAAGTTTTCCACGAGTTGTGTACCAGGCCTGAAATTTACTTCTTGTTAGTTCAGTTTTCAAGCAATAAAGAATATCTGGATACCAAGGACCTTATGATGTTTCTCGAAGCAGAACAGGGTGTAGCTCACGTTACAGAGGACATTagcattgaaataataaaaaaatatgaacctTCAAAAGGTAAGGAGAACGGTTGTCTTTCTCTGGATGGCTTCACAAACTACCTGATGTCTCCAGATTGTTCCATTTTTGATCCAGAACACAAAAAAgtgtgccaggatatgacacaACCTTTGTCTCACTATTACATAAATGCTTCCCATAACACGTATTTAATAGAAGACCAGTTTAGAGGTCCTTCTGATATCACAGGTTACATTCGAGCTCTCAAAATGGGATGCCGAAGCGTTGAATTAGATGTGTGGGATGGGCCAGACAATGAGCCTGTAATTTATACAGGCCatacaatgacatcacagataGTCTTCCGTAGCGTCATCGATATTATTAACAAATATGCCTTCCATGCATCGGAGTACCCATTGATTTTATGTCTGGAAAACCACTGCTCTGTCAAGCAACAGAAAGTCATGGTTCAGCATATGAAGAAAATTTTAGGAGAAAAACTTTACACAACCTCCCCCAATGTAGAAGAATCCTATCTTCCATCTCCTGATgctttaaatggaaaaatactaataaagagTAAAAAACTCCCCCCAGATTGCTCTGGGCTTGAAGGGGATGTGACAGATGAAGACGAGGGTGCAGAGATGTCACAAAGAGTTGGGAAAGAAGGTGAAGAACAGCAGAACGTTGTCACTGTGAAGAGAATTCAGCTTTCTAAAGACCTTTCGGATCTGGTAAGCGTATGTAAATCAGTTCAGTTCACAGATTTCCAAGTTTCATTTCAGAATCAAAAGTATTGGGAAGTATGCTCTTTTAATGAAGTCGCCGCTAACAAATATGCAAATGAAAACCCTGGAGATTttgttaattataataaaagataCCTGTCTCGGATTTTCCCCAGTCCAATGAGAATAGACTCTAGCAACATGAATCCTCAGGATTTTTGGAAATGCGGTTGCCAAATAGTAGCTATGAATTTTCAGACTCCTGGATTAATGATGGATCTTAATATTGGCTGGTTCCGCCAGAACGGAAACTGCGGGTACGTCCTGCGTCCTGCCATCATGCGTGAAGAGGTATCGTTCTTTAGTGCAAACACAAAAGATTCTGTGCCTGGAGTTTCTCCGCAGCTtcttcatattaaaataatcagtGGACAGAATTTTCCAAAACCCAAAGGATCAGGAGCCAAAGGGGATGTTGTGGATCCTTATGTATATGTGGAAATTCATGGCATACCAGCAGATTGTGCTGAGCAGAGAACAAAAACTGTGCATCAAAATGGAGACAATCCAATTTTTGACGAAAGTTTTGAATTCCAAGTTAATCTCCCTGAGCTAACAATGGTGCGTTTTGTGGTGCTTGACGATGATTACATTGGAGATGAATTTATTGGCCAATACACTATTCCATTTGAATGTCTACAACCTGGCTACAGACATATCACTTTGCAGTCTTTAACTGGAGACATCTTGGCTCATGCTTCGTTATTTGTTCATGTGGCTATTACAAATCGTAGGGGTGGTGGAAAGCCCCATAAACGAGGCCTTTCTGTAAGAAAAGCCAAGAAATCAAGGGACTATGCATCAATGAGAACCTTATGGATTAAGTCAATCGATGAAGTATTCAAGAATGCTATTCAACCAATAAGGGATGCTACAGACCTAAGAGAAAATATGCAGGTGAGATATCTTTATAAGTCATAATAACCATTACATGTCAGTGATGTAATATTGTATTGTACTATTGGTGTAAAGTCAACATTGATACATTATGGGGAATTTCCTTAGTAAATAgtttcaatatatttatttattgtttttgtttttgtgtgtcagGAGCCACAGTTTTGGTGTTATCAGAGGGAGTCTAGTATGGAACCAGTCTTGGTTTGTGAAGAGAGAGCCTTTTCACaaacttttattttcataatcaatttgTTGCCCGATTATTTTTTCTGattaattgaataaaaaaaaaatatggcattttttcatttatttaaaataatttaatgaagggACAGGTGAAGTTAATGATGGAACTGGGAACCGGATCAGGCCGAAGTGCGTGAGGGagtttatttaatttgcagGCGGTAAGATGGAAGGGAGTTAATGAGGGGAATGGGGCAGTTAATGATGGGATGAGAGAGGCCCTGGGGATCAGATCGAAGAGGAGGCAGATAATACATACCTTACAGCAGCCTGCAGTCCGGCAAGTCTTCACCGCTCATCTCCGAAGTAGCATCTGTGTGAAGCAAGTTTaatttaaactttaaaacaatAGTGCGTGCCGTACCCGGAGCAACTAAACGAACGACCAACTAATCGATAACGAAAATCGTTGGTAACAATTTAAATTATCGGTTTAGTCGATTAGTTGTTTTAGCCCTAGATATATGTGAAAGTTCATATATCTCCTGTGTTACTGATAAAACCATGTCCGTGATACAGCCTTTTGGTGCTCGTCTTCACTGTCATACAGGCAACATCACCAGTCTTTAACTTCAATGTGGTCTCTGTTGTTGGGACCTATATTTTTCGCATGTTGATGGGATCATCTAAAGCCCTGTTGTTTTAAAGGATAACTCACACAAAATTTTGAGATTTCATGCAGTAGATGGAttcatgtgtaaatatgtgcgTGTAAACAGGAAAGGACGTGTCTGACCTCTCCTCTGGTCAGTGGATCCTTACCCTGCCTCCTTTAGGGCTTCTCAATGCCGTCCGCTCTGTTGTTCAGGCTTTTTCCCGCGGGCCCAGAGAGCTTCCGCTCCGTTTTGCAATCCAGAAATGCTCCAAGGAAGCCTGAACAACGAGCTGGAAGCGCTCTGGGACCCGGGGAAGAATCCTGAACAACAGAGCAGGCAGCGGAGAGAAGACAGATCCCTCATCCGAAATACTTCTGATCCCAAGCATTACGGATAAGGGTACTCAACCTGTATGTACTATAAACACCAGTTACATTTCGTTAATCGTATATGGTTttgttgtaaataataaaaggcACATAGCTTACTCAAAGTATTCCTTTCTCAGACCCAGAAAATGCTAGGTTACAGCTGTAATTTTATTCAGGGAGGGATGTTGCCCTTATTTGCAAACTAACGCAATTAAGCAATTCAAATTGCTGTGAACATGAACTGCTACCTTTTTGTTTGAGGCATTGATCACTTCAGGCAATGCTTTTTGTGAACGGCAAACTCAAAtgttgtgactttttttttttttagtgggaAGGGTAATTCTGACAAACAACTCAGACAATCTCGTCTCATTGATTAGGCTCCTGATTAGCCGACTCCTGACTTCAATAATCTTTTGGAGAAGTCATTAGCCTACTTTTTCCACCCTGCACTCTGAATGTTCACACGGTGTGTTCTATAAACACATGAAAATATTGTGTGTCATTAGTCGAAGCAGACTGTCTATTGTTGACTTAGTTAAGGATCAAATCAAATTTAATGACCAATATATGCAGAAATCCAGGTCATTCCAAAGGCTTCACGTCCTTTTTCCTGCAACCGGAGTTTGAATCTGTAAAATCTACCCGCGGCTCATCGCCTTCATTCGGTTTTATCTTCCACCAATATTACCCTATTTTGCATCTCGCTCCGTCTCAATGATCCTTTCTTCCGACTTTCTTCCAACAGTAAAATGTAGAGAGGCTCTGTGCCATACCTTTGTAATGCATTTAAATAGCCTTTATTTATAGAGGCACAGATAGACCATAATTGTTTGAGACTATGATCTTTTTATTATATGGACTCTAAAAAAATGCctttgttttaactaataatgtAAAGTATAGTTCATCATAGTTTAACTGGGATTGGCTAATAGTTTAGTTACGACTAGATCTTCTATCACAGAGAAATAATGCAGTGCACTTTGCTCTGGACTATAGCGTATGTAAAAAAGATAACATCTTAAGAGTTGCCAACATAAACCAAACTCTTGTAAAAAAGTGCAAGAATCTAAAAGGTTTTTACAAACCGGTTATTTTGGCTGTAAATGAGACATTGTCTTGTGGTTACTGAGATAAGGATAATCTACGATCGGCAAATTAATGGATAGGGCTGTTTTGCCCATATTTTGTCATTGTGCAATTACAATTGAGGCTTTTAGCACAGGTCTAGTTCTAAAATAACTACTACTTTTCTGTTGTGTAAATTACCACTTAGATGAAACGTTACTTTAGCGTTGTAGTAAAATcaggttaaaataaaacaaaaaaacagaagcattttcattttcaagtggcataaaatatgaatgaggcaaataattaaccccttaaggacaatgggcggtcattgaaaacaatgcattttgagcctgtacatgtatgggctttgtcattaaggggttaaagaactgTGTATGGGAAATATTTGGGCAATCGGAGGCACtagaaattatgtttctaaagcTGTACAAAATAGTGAAATTCGGCACGTTTTGCGCTGAATTTTTTAAAGGGGTAGTCACACTACTGGCTTTTCTTCATTGATTAGTGACGCAAATTGAGTTTACTTTATGGATTTCTGTTTCTGTGAAATCTGGGCAGCATTTCAATGGGAAACGCAGTTTGTTCAGTAACTTAGCGGCTGCTGGCTGTCACCTCTTGTTCAACAGCACTGGATCTTCTCCCCATAAATGTTATGGATTTCTGAAATAATGAAGGGTTGTGCCCTTTTTCCTTCGTCTAGCATGTGTGCAGCCAGGGAATGGCAGGAATGCGCTCCCATCAaaaataatgggggggggggtctctgcTTTTATTAGGTGTAATAGGATGCTATCAGTCCACATATGCCAGTCCATAATCCTCTTGTCCATTACTGTCAAGTATGCCCAATTTATGGCGCACTACCATAGAAATGGATCAGTGATTtaattaactttaaaataaacatgaattaaataacaatatccTCTTTCCTGTAAGTAGGCATATGCCTAAGGGGTGAAAGGTACTTAAGGAGTTAAATATACAAAGTAGCAGGGCCACATAGAAAGCAGAAACTAATTATAAGCTGCTGAATCTATGCATCAGAATTGTAGTGGTAAGTGGTGTGTGTACCTTGGAGGCTGCACTAGGCCTGGCCCATTGCAATGTCAGGGTCGAGCTGGTCTGGGAGGCAGGGGTAATTGTCGTCCCCTGGTCCGGTTCAAAATTATTCAAAAGGGGTTAGTCCAATTTGGAGCAGCCCCCTTCCAAAGGTGGGAACATGGTGGGCTCATGTAATGCGATGTTACGTGACCCAGCTGTAAAAGTGAGCAGCTTAAAAGAACACTCCAGTCAAGGTAAGTGGGTAActgagtgtatgtgttagaaagaatgtgtgtttgttagtgtgagagtaagtatgtgtaagtgtgtgttagtgtaagtttGTATAAGCGTGAGAGTGTGtaaatatgcatgactgtgcatATGTTTACTTGAGGGGAGGCAAGGAGCAGATGGGGCCACTTTACCTCCTATCTGGGCCAGAAGGTATTAGCCCTCACCTGCCTGCTGACCTCATATTGAGATATCAGGAGATAATGTTATATCCCAGTGTTCCAGTTAAGCTGAATCCCTTAAACATGACTGATGCATTacccctcacctgttgtttctgtaagtcaaatggtTAAGTTATAAATTACTTGTTGTTGGAAGTCTTGTTTATCTGTTAtgcagtgctgtggaatatgatgatgatatataaaggaataaataaaaagttggtGCTTATTATGCACAGGTActaaatgatgtcatatgtatGTAACGCTTCAGCTGTAAATTTAGTGCGGGTATTTTAAATGGGTGTTTATTGAACCCGAGATTTTCCAATGTATCCAGTACCAATGGATGAAATATGCCTTTTTTGTAAAGTCGTGACTTAAAACTAAATGATTTACCTTGTTGATCACAAATCAGGGTCTCAATTTCAATTTATTGAAGATCCGTCTGTTCCTTTTAAAATTGCTAATTTATAGTCTCGACTTTTGATGTATTAATTCACTGCAGACATGAAATAAGTATATCAAAGGTATTTACTTTAAAGTAGTGCCCTGTTCTGTCAATAACATATTTCATCCTATTCAGAAGACTAAAAAAGTTCAATTCTCCCTCATGTTCCTGGGATTAATTACCTGATAATCTTCAATTCACTTGAAAGAGCATCAGTCACTGGCAGACTTCTTTAATGAGGGCTCGTCATCACTCTTTTGGGTAGTAGGGCACCAATATTCCATGTACTGGTagttatatgaatatttttcatgtattttctttCCTGCTCACTTATCTGAGCTGTTATTGCTAGATCATATCTTTTAATTGAAATTGGTTAAGAGAATTTCAGGAAATCCCACTAGGGTTTGACCATGAAACCCTAATGAACAGTGCGTAGTGAAGTTGGCGAACTAAAACTGGAAATCTCCTGCAAACCTATTTGTAAAtcccattttagtgaataaaccgcaTATAAGTCGCATATCTGACATGTTGGGTGTTATATCTTAAACCTTAATCTAGAAGAAAGTTTGACGTTTCTTATCTCCATAGTAACAAAGGAGTAATTTTGGGTTTCTCAACTTTAGTAAGATAATCAGCagaactaataataaaaattccaGTCGTGTAAAAGAGGTAATGattatattttctcttctttttacaGAATGCGGTAGTTTCCTTTAAAGAGCTCTGTGGACTGTCTCCCGTGGCTAATCTCATGCAATGCATTTTGGCGTTATCAACTCGTTTGGCTGGACCAGATAACTCACCAGTTGTTGTTATGGACCTCAGTGATCAATATCCGACGATGGAACTGCAAGGAACAGTTCCTGAGGTCATGAAAAGGATTTTAATAGCATATGACTTGGTGAGTGTGTTCTTTACATGTTACTTGAACAATGTCTTCACCTATTAATGGACCCTCACATGTCCTCACAATGTGAACTACAAAGTCATTTGCCATAAACCTCTTTGACCTCCTCAGTACAACAGGTTTAGAGATAACCATTTTCAAACAGGGCTTTATCTGGAAATGATAACTTTGGATCACCAAATGGTAAATTCACATCAACCACTGCATTTTATAGGTCACTCAAAATTAATTGTAGTTTTTCTCTATCTGAATCAACACAATACACATGGTTGGCTTTCATGAACGAGCCAAGCCTTTCATTTACACTGAGTGACTAATTTTGAGGGAAATGGAAATTAGTCCAATATCTTGTGGACATAATCCACAATTGTCAATTTTAGAACTGATTGAGTATAACAACCACATAGGTTATTACTGCAATTGTTTTTGACACCTGTGATTCTGTCATCTTAGTTAAATCAAGAGGTTTTCTTAGCTGTTCCAACTAGGaacattattaatattctgGTATGTTCATTCTCCCGGTCTCCTCCTTTCTTAACtcatgttattgttaaatttgtattttgCCTGCTTTAATTTAATCGTTAAATTTgtattctccttcttcttcctccccctACGCCCTTGTTTTCTTGGAGCTTAAAATGTGTGGTGGGTATAAGTTTATTGAAGTGTTCTACTGTCCACTttttcacaataatgtgtatataaacaacaaaaaatgtgaCTATAGATTAAATTGTgtccataaaatgtattattcttcttcttcaaatAGCTATCATTAGTCTTTGTAAAGCCCTTTAGCGATGCCTCTAACCACATTCTCTAAAATAAGTGCCCCTCTCTGGCTGTCGGAAAGTATGTATCATTCTACAAATGGTCTTGAAGTGTTCTTGAAATCTACTCTCAAAAgcgaaaatacattttcttcccaCATGTGATTTCATCTTTAGAAATATAGCAAACTGATAGTAATGACagaatagaaaataattatCCTTGTTCAGGTTACATAGCAGACTTTTTCATGCACATCCAACATTTCTCTAAGTATTTCCAAGGGATTAACAAGACATTCTTACTGATATTTAAACCAAAACAAATCAGCCATAAAGTCACCAGCTCTTACATATTAAAACAGTGGTATGTAAACCGTGCAGTGTgagttttattcatatttattgatTCAGTGCCAAGGTCTGCTCAGCTTTGTCCAGTGTCAGAGGGCTGCTAGATTCCTGCATTGCTACGCGTTTCGTACGTTCATGCTTCTTACCATGGCATGATTCAGCCATGTCGTTGGTTTTGTGGAAGGGAGACTCCAGAGTCCAAGGCAGCCTCATCAACACAGAATGTTAATGTATAAgtactgtatattaatatacTAAAGAAAGAACAAATTAAATTACTCTAGGAGAAGCTGCACAGATACAGTACAACTCCCCCTTTGTGGTTCCATTTTTGCTCCTCTGATTGGTTAGTTTAAGGAGCCAATCAATGACATTCAATTGTGCCCATTGCAATTAATGGAAGCCGTTTCTA encodes:
- the PLCL2 gene encoding inactive phospholipase C-like protein 2 is translated as MAEPGGGGGSVGEGSGSISSPLDSTHDKMALKTTDEREDGNGDKYNKGSTSTNGVSNGDCVNVEAKEDGGTAQPESPSIDKGGKPGLPRRSSIIKDGTKQKKERKKTVSFSSMPTEKKISSASDCINAMVEGSELKKVRSNSRIYHRYFLLDADMQSLRWEPSKKDSEKAKIDIRSVKEVRTGKNTDIFRSNGIYDQISEDCAFSIIYGDNYESLDLVANSADVANIWVTGLRYLISYGKHTLDMIESFHDNMRASWLSDIFRDVDEANVGQVPLCKAVQFIKQLNPGLKNTKIELKFKELQKSKNKISTDVTKDEFIEVFHELCTRPEIYFLLVQFSSNKEYLDTKDLMMFLEAEQGVAHVTEDISIEIIKKYEPSKGKENGCLSLDGFTNYLMSPDCSIFDPEHKKVCQDMTQPLSHYYINASHNTYLIEDQFRGPSDITGYIRALKMGCRSVELDVWDGPDNEPVIYTGHTMTSQIVFRSVIDIINKYAFHASEYPLILCLENHCSVKQQKVMVQHMKKILGEKLYTTSPNVEESYLPSPDALNGKILIKSKKLPPDCSGLEGDVTDEDEGAEMSQRVGKEGEEQQNVVTVKRIQLSKDLSDLVSVCKSVQFTDFQVSFQNQKYWEVCSFNEVAANKYANENPGDFVNYNKRYLSRIFPSPMRIDSSNMNPQDFWKCGCQIVAMNFQTPGLMMDLNIGWFRQNGNCGYVLRPAIMREEVSFFSANTKDSVPGVSPQLLHIKIISGQNFPKPKGSGAKGDVVDPYVYVEIHGIPADCAEQRTKTVHQNGDNPIFDESFEFQVNLPELTMVRFVVLDDDYIGDEFIGQYTIPFECLQPGYRHITLQSLTGDILAHASLFVHVAITNRRGGGKPHKRGLSVRKAKKSRDYASMRTLWIKSIDEVFKNAIQPIRDATDLRENMQNAVVSFKELCGLSPVANLMQCILALSTRLAGPDNSPVVVMDLSDQYPTMELQGTVPEVMKRILIAYDLIIQSSKALIENADCVYEKIAQCQKTAMEFHENLNSIGAKEGLKERKMIKAVESFTWNITILKGQADLLKYAKTETLDNLKQIHYAALSCGLSKSGTGSQDITKPRRSLEAIPEKAGDETGD